In one window of Tellurirhabdus rosea DNA:
- a CDS encoding sialate O-acetylesterase: MKINLPARLFILVSFLLTTLPGFSQIAITYPSTRAVFQRDRSDLSTISINGTYSQPINRVEARLVMMGQDQGTNTDWTTIQNNPQGGIFQGNITGKGGWYRLEVRAFLNTTLVGQAAIDRIGIGEVFIITGQSNAQGFQDKGAAGASDDRVNTITYDNTVANSLDDPPSPTFRHLDADALIGPRGQSAWCWGILGDLIARQYNVPVLFINTAWAGTTIKSWEDSSKGLPGKNIFQMGTPFENYPTGMPYGNLLIALRYYVSLQGLRAVLWQQGETDNVPLRVTQEEYRNSMQYIINKTRADTKRYPAWILARSSYNQGETSQAVINAQNAVINTFNNNVYAGPSTDNLQVPRPDGVHFGGDGLRLLAEAWFASMDANFFSRAIPLKPLPSPEVTVTCDPSNQGLTLRVKPEITETANNATITYQFQDITWSNGQKGTTLSVTAPGKYSAIAKDEKGTTFILPELNVTGALQPTVPALLPSGQQQVCSDSVLTLSTNSPVGNAIVWNTGVNARTLKVGNPGNYTARAVNVYGCSSASSAPVSLVVQPKLPTPALRQVGAYTLRDTLNGAGFQFDWRLGSQLISNQSAVEIKALQPGQYSARTKKVYTLGSSNLTCYSNFSAPLDYQLPAGNKGLTVYPNPSPSGRVAVETRENLTNAEVSVYTLFGQHVFSKKFEKFDARQFVDLSVLLPGQYIIQVRGAGFNQSSRIMVK; encoded by the coding sequence ATGAAAATAAATCTTCCTGCCAGGCTGTTTATTCTGGTCAGTTTCCTTCTCACCACCCTCCCTGGATTTTCTCAGATTGCCATTACATACCCCTCCACCCGTGCTGTTTTTCAGCGCGACCGCTCGGACTTAAGTACGATCTCAATCAACGGAACCTACAGCCAGCCAATCAACCGGGTAGAAGCGCGACTGGTGATGATGGGGCAGGACCAGGGCACCAATACCGACTGGACCACGATTCAGAACAACCCGCAGGGCGGGATTTTTCAGGGAAATATTACCGGAAAAGGCGGCTGGTACCGGCTGGAAGTCCGGGCGTTTCTGAACACCACGCTGGTCGGTCAGGCCGCCATCGACCGCATCGGAATCGGTGAAGTTTTTATCATCACGGGACAGTCCAATGCGCAGGGTTTTCAGGATAAAGGCGCGGCGGGCGCTTCCGACGACCGGGTTAACACCATCACGTACGACAATACCGTTGCCAATTCGCTGGACGATCCCCCGTCGCCCACGTTCCGGCATCTCGACGCCGACGCCCTCATCGGCCCGCGCGGACAAAGCGCCTGGTGCTGGGGCATCCTGGGCGACCTCATCGCCCGACAATACAACGTCCCGGTGCTTTTTATCAACACCGCCTGGGCCGGCACAACCATCAAAAGCTGGGAAGACAGCTCAAAAGGCTTACCGGGGAAAAACATCTTCCAGATGGGCACTCCCTTCGAAAATTACCCGACCGGCATGCCCTACGGAAACCTGCTGATTGCCCTGCGGTACTATGTTTCTCTTCAGGGACTGCGGGCCGTTCTGTGGCAACAGGGCGAAACCGACAACGTGCCGCTCCGCGTGACGCAGGAAGAGTACCGCAACAGCATGCAGTACATCATCAACAAAACGCGGGCGGATACCAAGCGCTACCCGGCCTGGATTCTGGCCCGTTCGTCCTACAACCAGGGCGAAACCAGCCAGGCGGTGATCAATGCGCAGAACGCGGTAATCAACACCTTCAACAACAACGTCTACGCCGGGCCATCGACGGATAATCTGCAGGTTCCCCGTCCTGACGGCGTGCACTTCGGCGGCGATGGGCTTCGGCTGCTGGCCGAGGCGTGGTTTGCCAGCATGGATGCCAACTTTTTCTCCCGGGCCATTCCCCTGAAGCCGCTGCCTTCGCCGGAGGTGACCGTAACCTGCGACCCGTCCAACCAGGGCCTGACGCTGCGGGTTAAGCCGGAGATTACGGAAACGGCCAACAACGCAACCATTACCTACCAGTTTCAGGACATTACGTGGAGCAACGGGCAGAAAGGAACAACGCTTTCCGTGACGGCTCCGGGCAAATACTCCGCCATCGCAAAAGACGAAAAAGGAACGACGTTCATCCTGCCCGAACTGAATGTCACCGGAGCGCTGCAGCCCACCGTACCGGCCCTGCTGCCGAGCGGCCAGCAGCAGGTGTGCAGTGATTCGGTGCTGACGCTCTCGACCAACTCGCCCGTGGGGAACGCCATCGTCTGGAATACCGGCGTCAACGCCCGGACGCTGAAAGTCGGCAATCCCGGCAATTACACGGCGCGGGCAGTCAACGTCTACGGGTGCAGCTCGGCCAGTTCGGCCCCGGTAAGTCTGGTGGTGCAGCCCAAACTGCCCACGCCCGCCCTGCGTCAGGTAGGCGCGTACACCTTACGGGATACCCTGAACGGCGCCGGCTTCCAGTTCGACTGGCGACTGGGCAGCCAGCTTATTTCCAACCAGAGCGCGGTTGAGATCAAGGCTCTGCAGCCGGGCCAGTATTCGGCGCGGACCAAAAAGGTGTATACCCTCGGTTCCAGCAACCTGACCTGTTACTCCAATTTCTCGGCCCCGCTCGATTACCAGCTGCCGGCGGGCAACAAAGGCCTGACAGTGTATCCCAATCCCTCGCCTTCGGGACGGGTGGCGGTCGAAACCCGCGAGAACCTGACAAATGCGGAAGTATCGGTGTACACGCTGTTCGGGCAGCATGTCTTTTCGAAGAAGTTCGAGAAGTTTGACGCCCGGCAATTCGTCGATCTGTCGGTGCTGCTGCCGGGGCAATACATCATCCAGGTACGCGGGGCAGGGTTCAACCAGTCGAGCCGGATTATGGTCAAGTAG
- the nuoD gene encoding NADH dehydrogenase (quinone) subunit D has translation MTTEELELANKAGVPAPVGEDIQYVNELTTLNLGPTHPATHGIFQNVLQMDGEKIVSGEQTVGYIHRAFEKIAERRPFYQITTLTDRMNYCSSPINNMGWHMTVEKLLGITVPKRAEYIRVIMMELARISDHLICNGILGVDTGAYTGFLYLFEERENIYEIYEEVCGARLTTNMGRIGGMERDLSPEAIRKIRAFLKRFPKVLREFENLFNRNRIFMDRVIDVGPISAERALAYGFTGPNLRAAGVDYDVRVMNPYSSYQDFEFDIPVGKSGDTYDRFMVRNEEMWQSLRIIEQAMENLPEGPYFADAPEYYLPPKQEVYRNMEALIYHFKIVMGEIDAPAGEVYHAVEGGNGELGFYLISDGGRAPYRLHFRRPCFIYYQAYPEMCKGQTLSDAIAIMSSLNVIAGELDA, from the coding sequence ATGACAACCGAAGAACTTGAATTAGCCAATAAAGCCGGCGTTCCGGCACCGGTCGGAGAGGACATTCAGTACGTCAATGAACTGACGACGCTGAACCTCGGCCCGACGCACCCGGCCACGCACGGAATCTTCCAGAACGTCCTCCAGATGGACGGGGAGAAAATCGTGTCGGGCGAACAGACCGTCGGATACATCCACCGGGCCTTTGAGAAAATCGCCGAGCGGCGGCCGTTCTACCAGATCACGACGCTGACCGACCGGATGAACTACTGTTCGTCGCCGATCAACAACATGGGCTGGCACATGACGGTCGAAAAACTGCTGGGCATCACCGTACCCAAGCGGGCCGAGTACATCCGGGTCATCATGATGGAACTGGCCCGTATTTCGGACCACCTCATCTGTAACGGCATTCTGGGGGTAGATACGGGCGCCTACACGGGCTTCCTGTACCTGTTCGAGGAGCGTGAAAATATCTACGAAATTTACGAAGAAGTCTGCGGAGCCCGCCTGACGACCAACATGGGCCGGATCGGCGGCATGGAACGCGACCTTTCTCCCGAAGCGATTCGGAAGATACGCGCTTTCCTGAAGCGCTTCCCGAAAGTGCTGCGCGAGTTTGAAAACCTCTTCAACCGCAACCGGATCTTTATGGACCGCGTCATCGACGTTGGGCCTATCTCGGCCGAGCGGGCGCTGGCCTACGGTTTCACGGGTCCGAACCTGCGGGCCGCGGGCGTAGACTACGACGTGCGGGTGATGAATCCGTACTCGTCGTACCAGGACTTTGAGTTCGACATTCCGGTCGGGAAGAGCGGCGATACCTACGACCGCTTTATGGTCCGGAACGAAGAAATGTGGCAGAGTCTGCGCATCATTGAGCAGGCAATGGAAAACCTGCCGGAAGGACCGTACTTCGCCGATGCGCCGGAATATTACCTGCCGCCGAAGCAGGAAGTTTACCGCAACATGGAAGCCTTGATCTACCACTTCAAGATCGTCATGGGCGAAATCGATGCTCCGGCGGGCGAGGTTTACCACGCCGTCGAAGGCGGAAACGGCGAGTTGGGCTTTTACCTCATCAGCGACGGTGGCCGGGCACCTTACCGCCTGCACTTCCGTCGGCCGTGTTTTATTTATTACCAGGCTTATCCGGAAATGTGCAAAGGGCAGACCCTGTCGGATGCCATTGCCATTATGAGTAGCCTGAACGTGATTGCGGGCGAACTGGACGCCTGA
- a CDS encoding NADH-quinone oxidoreductase subunit B codes for MASNIKLAESPPSYEGPGFQATSLDKVIGLARANSLWPLPFATSCCGIEFMATMGAHYDIARFGAERPSFSPRQADVLLVAGTIAKKMAPILKQVYLQMAEPRWVIAIGACASSGGIFDTYSVLQGIDRVIPVDVYVPGCPPRPEQILDGLMQVQELAKNESLRRRNGPEYQKLLESYQIQ; via the coding sequence ATGGCAAGCAACATCAAGTTGGCCGAATCGCCGCCGAGCTACGAAGGACCGGGGTTTCAGGCCACCTCGTTAGATAAAGTAATTGGTCTGGCTCGGGCAAATTCGCTCTGGCCGCTGCCGTTTGCGACTTCCTGCTGCGGCATCGAGTTTATGGCCACGATGGGGGCGCACTACGACATTGCCCGTTTCGGTGCCGAACGGCCGAGCTTCTCGCCGCGCCAGGCCGACGTGCTGCTGGTGGCCGGAACGATTGCCAAGAAAATGGCTCCCATTCTGAAGCAGGTTTACCTGCAGATGGCCGAACCCCGCTGGGTGATTGCCATCGGCGCCTGCGCTTCGAGCGGCGGTATTTTCGATACCTACAGCGTGTTGCAGGGCATCGACCGCGTCATTCCGGTGGACGTGTACGTGCCGGGCTGCCCGCCGCGTCCCGAACAGATTCTCGACGGACTGATGCAGGTGCAGGAACTGGCCAAGAACGAATCCCTGCGCCGCCGCAACGGACCCGAATACCAGAAACTGCTGGAGTCATACCAAATTCAATGA
- the nuoE gene encoding NADH-quinone oxidoreductase subunit NuoE — protein sequence MTAETRNTVEFTPERLEKAKEIIARYPEGKQKSALLPLLHLLQEQEGWTSVEGMDYVARMLDIQPIEVYEVATFYTMFHLEPVGKHVIEYCRTGPCCLMGGEEVYDYLKQKLGIEAGQTTSDGKFTLKEVECLAACGMGPVFQIREQYYMHLTRERVDEIIAELSK from the coding sequence ATGACCGCTGAAACTAGAAATACGGTTGAATTTACCCCCGAACGGCTGGAAAAGGCGAAGGAAATCATCGCCCGCTATCCGGAAGGAAAACAGAAATCGGCCCTGCTGCCGCTGCTGCACCTGTTGCAGGAGCAGGAAGGCTGGACGAGTGTGGAAGGCATGGACTACGTAGCCCGGATGCTGGATATTCAGCCCATCGAGGTCTACGAAGTAGCCACGTTCTACACCATGTTCCACCTGGAGCCGGTCGGTAAACACGTCATCGAATACTGCCGGACGGGTCCGTGCTGCCTGATGGGCGGTGAGGAAGTGTACGATTATCTGAAACAGAAGCTCGGAATCGAAGCCGGACAGACAACATCTGACGGCAAATTCACCCTAAAAGAAGTCGAGTGCCTAGCCGCCTGCGGCATGGGTCCGGTCTTCCAGATTCGGGAGCAGTACTACATGCACCTGACCCGCGAACGGGTGGACGAGATTATCGCGGAATTGTCTAAATAA
- a CDS encoding 2Fe-2S iron-sulfur cluster-binding protein has translation MEDNKPQLLKVTVDGIEVEVEPGTTILQAARKIGGDVAPPAMCYYQPLKGSGGKCRACLVRVAAGSAKDPRPMPKLVASCITPVQDGMVVENTTNPQVLEARKGVVEFLLLNHPLDCPVCDQAGECDLQNFAYNHGMATTRYEEERRLFEKRDIGPYIQLHMTRCILCYRCVYTADQITEKRVHGVMNRGDAAEISTYIEKAVDNDFSGNVIDVCPVGALTDKTYRFKNRVWFTKPVDAHRDCPTCSGNVTLWYRGEDVIRVTARKNEWNEVKEFICNTCRFDKKKTSDWVIEGPTKIARSSVITANKYRKDSIKTSEFALRLAADEYKQTDDIRDRSQLGIQQLPPERFKALPHAMDPEP, from the coding sequence ATGGAAGATAATAAGCCGCAACTGTTAAAAGTTACCGTCGACGGCATTGAAGTGGAAGTCGAGCCGGGAACGACCATTTTGCAGGCCGCCCGGAAAATCGGCGGGGACGTGGCTCCCCCGGCGATGTGTTATTACCAGCCCCTGAAAGGCAGCGGCGGTAAATGCCGGGCCTGTCTGGTACGCGTCGCCGCCGGTTCGGCCAAAGACCCGCGTCCGATGCCGAAGCTGGTGGCTTCCTGCATCACGCCGGTTCAGGACGGCATGGTGGTCGAAAACACGACTAACCCGCAGGTCCTTGAAGCCCGGAAAGGGGTCGTTGAGTTTCTGCTCCTGAACCACCCGCTCGATTGCCCCGTCTGCGACCAGGCCGGTGAGTGCGACCTGCAGAACTTCGCCTACAACCACGGCATGGCGACGACCCGCTACGAAGAGGAACGTCGCCTGTTCGAGAAACGGGACATTGGGCCGTACATCCAGCTGCACATGACGCGCTGCATCCTGTGCTACCGCTGCGTGTATACGGCCGATCAGATTACCGAAAAACGCGTTCACGGTGTGATGAACCGGGGCGATGCCGCCGAAATCAGCACGTACATTGAGAAAGCGGTGGACAACGACTTCTCCGGCAACGTCATCGACGTGTGCCCGGTGGGTGCGCTGACGGATAAAACGTACCGCTTCAAAAACCGGGTGTGGTTCACCAAGCCGGTGGATGCGCACCGCGACTGCCCGACCTGCTCCGGCAACGTGACGCTCTGGTACCGGGGTGAAGACGTTATCCGGGTAACGGCCCGCAAGAACGAGTGGAACGAGGTGAAGGAGTTTATCTGCAACACCTGCCGTTTCGATAAGAAGAAAACCAGCGACTGGGTGATCGAAGGGCCGACCAAAATCGCCCGTTCGTCGGTCATTACGGCCAACAAATACCGCAAGGATTCGATCAAAACGTCGGAATTTGCCCTGCGGCTGGCGGCCGATGAGTACAAACAGACGGACGACATTCGCGACCGGTCACAACTCGGCATCCAGCAACTGCCGCCCGAGCGTTTCAAGGCCCTGCCCCACGCAATGGACCCCGAACCTTAA
- a CDS encoding NADH-quinone oxidoreductase subunit C gives MLTNEEVAKDLIRQFGEEVYDFEEPHGLLTLSTTREQIIPLLQYLKDHKLYQINFLTDICSVHYPDDLPEREFCVVYHLHSLTQNFRVRLKVFLAEADLHIPTATTLYPSANWMERETYDFFGILFDGHPNLKRILNMEDLDYFPMRKQYELEDPTRQDKIDALFGR, from the coding sequence ATGCTCACCAACGAGGAAGTTGCCAAAGACCTCATCCGCCAGTTCGGCGAGGAGGTTTATGACTTTGAGGAACCGCACGGGCTGCTGACGCTTTCAACCACGCGGGAGCAGATTATCCCGCTGCTGCAGTACCTGAAGGACCATAAATTGTACCAGATCAATTTTCTGACCGACATATGCAGCGTCCATTATCCCGACGACCTGCCGGAGCGCGAATTCTGCGTCGTGTATCACCTGCACAGCCTGACCCAGAACTTCCGCGTGCGCCTGAAGGTGTTTCTGGCCGAAGCGGATCTGCATATTCCTACGGCAACGACGCTTTATCCGAGTGCCAACTGGATGGAGCGGGAAACCTACGACTTCTTTGGCATTCTCTTCGACGGACACCCGAACCTGAAGCGAATCCTGAACATGGAAGACCTCGACTATTTCCCCATGCGGAAGCAGTACGAACTCGAAGACCCGACGCGGCAGGACAAAATTGATGCGTTGTTTGGACGATAA
- the nuoF gene encoding NADH-quinone oxidoreductase subunit NuoF, whose product MGKKILLEHIDVPGIETFEVYRKMGGYTAVEKAIKTLTPDEVVEEVKKSGVRGRGGAGFPMGMKWSFLAKPEGVPRYLVCNADESEPGTFKDHYLMKNIPHLLIEGMIVSSFALGANKSFIYVRGELMYVIRILEKAIAEAKAAGFLGKNILGTGYDLELVVQPGGGAYICGEETALLESLEGKRGNPRNKPPFPAVKGLYQSPTVVNNVESIATTPWIINNGGEAYAGIGIGRSTGTKLISASGHINKPGVYEIELGVPVEDFIYADEWCGGIRPGHKLKAVVAGGSSVPILPADLILKLANGDKRLMSYESLSDGGFATGTMLGSGGFIVFDETSCIVRNTWNFSRFYHHESCGQCSPCREGTGWMEKVLHRLEYGHGNMHDIDLLVDVAKKIEGNTICPLGDAAAWPVASAIRHFREEFEWHVTHPHEATQPGAVYRGEMALV is encoded by the coding sequence ATGGGAAAGAAAATCCTGCTTGAACATATCGACGTCCCCGGAATCGAAACCTTCGAGGTCTACCGGAAAATGGGCGGATACACGGCCGTAGAGAAGGCGATCAAAACCCTGACGCCGGACGAGGTGGTGGAAGAAGTGAAAAAGTCGGGCGTGCGCGGCCGCGGTGGCGCGGGCTTCCCGATGGGCATGAAGTGGAGCTTTCTGGCCAAGCCGGAGGGCGTTCCCCGTTACCTCGTCTGCAACGCCGACGAATCGGAGCCGGGAACGTTTAAGGACCACTACCTGATGAAAAACATTCCGCACCTGCTGATCGAAGGCATGATCGTGTCCAGCTTCGCGCTCGGAGCGAACAAGTCGTTCATCTACGTGCGGGGTGAACTGATGTACGTGATCCGGATTCTGGAAAAAGCCATCGCGGAAGCAAAAGCAGCCGGTTTTCTGGGAAAAAATATCCTCGGAACGGGCTACGACCTCGAACTCGTGGTGCAGCCCGGGGGCGGTGCTTACATCTGCGGCGAAGAAACGGCTCTGCTCGAATCGCTGGAAGGCAAGCGTGGTAACCCGCGCAACAAACCGCCCTTCCCGGCCGTCAAAGGGCTGTACCAGTCGCCGACGGTGGTCAACAACGTCGAATCCATCGCCACGACGCCCTGGATTATCAACAACGGCGGGGAAGCCTACGCGGGCATCGGCATCGGCCGCTCCACGGGCACGAAGCTGATTTCGGCCTCGGGCCACATCAACAAGCCGGGCGTTTACGAAATCGAACTGGGCGTTCCGGTCGAAGATTTCATCTACGCCGACGAGTGGTGCGGCGGCATCCGGCCGGGTCATAAGCTGAAGGCAGTAGTCGCCGGGGGCTCTTCGGTTCCCATTCTGCCCGCCGACCTGATTCTGAAGCTGGCCAACGGCGACAAGCGCCTGATGTCCTACGAATCCCTGTCGGACGGCGGTTTTGCCACCGGGACCATGCTCGGTTCGGGCGGGTTTATCGTTTTCGACGAAACGTCCTGCATCGTGCGCAACACCTGGAACTTCTCGCGTTTTTACCACCACGAGTCCTGCGGCCAGTGCAGTCCCTGCCGCGAAGGAACGGGCTGGATGGAGAAGGTCCTGCACCGGCTCGAATACGGCCACGGCAACATGCACGACATCGATCTGCTGGTGGATGTCGCCAAAAAAATCGAAGGGAATACCATTTGCCCGCTCGGCGACGCGGCGGCCTGGCCGGTAGCCAGCGCCATCCGTCACTTCCGCGAGGAATTCGAGTGGCACGTGACGCATCCGCACGAAGCGACGCAGCCGGGCGCGGTGTACCGCGGAGAAATGGCCCTAGTGTAA
- a CDS encoding NADH-quinone oxidoreductase subunit A, whose product MNTTYLPSDYLPVFIQLGLALAFIVVTMIVTHSIGPKRKSQKKDDPFECGIPSQGDARTPISIKYFLIAILFVLFDVEVIFMYPWAVNFMKLGREGFIEMLLFMGLLLSGFYYVIRKGVLKWE is encoded by the coding sequence ATGAACACAACCTATTTGCCGTCCGATTACCTGCCGGTTTTCATCCAGTTGGGTCTGGCACTGGCTTTCATTGTGGTCACGATGATCGTGACGCACTCCATTGGTCCCAAGCGGAAGAGCCAGAAAAAAGACGACCCGTTCGAGTGCGGCATTCCTTCGCAGGGTGACGCCCGGACGCCGATTTCCATCAAGTACTTCCTCATTGCCATCCTGTTTGTTCTGTTTGACGTAGAGGTCATTTTCATGTATCCCTGGGCGGTCAACTTCATGAAGCTGGGCCGCGAAGGATTCATCGAGATGCTGCTCTTCATGGGCCTGCTGCTGTCGGGCTTCTATTATGTCATTCGCAAGGGCGTTCTGAAGTGGGAATAA